A window of the Candidatus Amarolinea dominans genome harbors these coding sequences:
- a CDS encoding alpha/beta hydrolase, whose product MARTRGAPPIKRLKNIVYSNQSGMVLDLYPAAQQAHAPAPTVVYVHGGAWTTGNKNGGYSLELAPAITERGGIFVALNYRLAPEFLFPAHIQDVKCAIRFLRAHAVKYGIDPQRIAIIGNSAGGHLVSLAGLTDASAGFDTDEYAHQSSQVQAVVDLYGPADLTPISANSYFQRRLRAVFGRDPDALRRASPVTYIKAGAPPFFIVHGERDQTVPIAQSVALQAALQAVGGQATLLSVRNAGHALVSVGGPISPSQDQVNAAIVEWLGAKLQFAGG is encoded by the coding sequence ATGGCACGGACTCGTGGTGCGCCGCCCATCAAGCGGCTGAAGAACATCGTGTACAGCAATCAATCGGGGATGGTCCTTGACCTCTACCCCGCCGCGCAACAGGCGCATGCGCCGGCGCCGACCGTGGTTTACGTGCATGGCGGCGCGTGGACAACAGGTAACAAGAATGGCGGCTACAGCCTGGAGCTGGCGCCGGCCATCACTGAGCGCGGCGGCATCTTTGTGGCTCTGAATTATCGGCTGGCGCCCGAATTCTTGTTCCCCGCGCACATCCAGGATGTGAAATGCGCCATCCGGTTCCTGCGCGCCCACGCGGTCAAGTATGGCATTGATCCGCAGCGCATCGCCATCATCGGCAACAGCGCGGGAGGGCATCTGGTTTCCCTGGCCGGCCTGACCGACGCCAGCGCGGGTTTCGACACCGATGAGTATGCACATCAATCGAGCCAGGTGCAGGCCGTGGTTGATCTGTATGGGCCGGCCGACCTGACCCCAATCTCAGCCAATTCGTACTTCCAGCGCCGCCTGCGCGCCGTGTTTGGTCGCGACCCGGACGCGCTGCGCCGCGCCAGCCCGGTTACCTACATCAAGGCCGGCGCGCCGCCCTTCTTCATCGTGCATGGCGAGCGCGACCAGACTGTGCCGATCGCCCAATCTGTCGCCTTGCAGGCCGCGCTGCAGGCGGTGGGCGGCCAGGCCACGCTGCTATCGGTCAGGAATGCCGGCCATGCCCTGGTTTCGGTCGGCGGGCCGATCAGTCCCAGCCAGGATCAGGTCAACGCGGCGATTGTGGAATGGCTGGGCGCGAAACTGCAATTTGCGGGCGGCTGA
- a CDS encoding glycosyltransferase family 39 protein, whose product MRKISYILLALLIALLGASLLRSSQTDPRRDALLLFLLAGLIFALVARPPAPWPDLVARRHWPRWSFGLTILSVLLAGVAIVLFWQAPPGDLQFTGLPLILWLVSIPLFIAGTWANGSEVQEQRSRPESAPAPDSADVPDAEATLDAATLALPAHELLSPITAPDVATAMIPDAEPAPLAPAPAARRSLRTALRTWFSSPEIIALIILLLVALFLRVYQINTFPNGCQSDECNNGMDALKWLNGRLYTPYAETNEGQATLFTYLIAFMFKLAGVGITQMRLVSAIVATLSLLAFYFLARELFDWHIALPTTALFAVSRWHLTFSRIVYELIMVPLVESLLFLFLIRAVRYGRRRDWAWTGLMLALGMNTYTAFRIVPFVVGIFLLYWLITHWQRWRETIEGSLVMAAGGIVGVAPLGVYIIQHWAVFIGRTRHISVFNDIENAGGSLKPLWDNLDKVLWSFHWRGDLAALNNLPGAPLLDVVVGALVILGLAYMLRHLWRPLPFLSFTWIIIVGSVAVLSVAHEAPTARRPIGLLPVIFLLVGLVLDRAWDVYLTAWRLPKAEPARRARQQRATQPFLLALLALVLYVGAVNADTFFNKQAKDPSVWRAFSASEAAIGAYLRDLPANAQVYLSPAFERHSAVELISRRRPYTLLNLAEHLPLRSVQAEGDVVYVMETLDRRLVPLLQQIYPDGAADYHQDPFGASLFVSYRVPTAAVAQGRGLIARFYPAAAAGGPPTIERRDTAIDFDWKTTAPPLQAPFSVRWQGALFTSGGYGQYTFELTSDGAAELWINDKPILQITEADSQHTQTKTITLPGGFQGIALTYNSGQQPGRIRFSWSGPGIPAGVVSADALYALEIANSGLIGYYYPTGDASGQPVRIQHDIFVLPNPVLSEPYSIVWRGKIAAPQSGQYLFGARADDGAQVFINKTLVADNGGSHGSEYREGSIFLDQGFHDIEVRYWQIGGSRDMQLWWQPPGGGKEIIPPTYLFPIEDMVPTNIVLPAPPTPAPPTPPTPDVSGGQPAGAEPPTSGGQPPVAAAGQLGSLPDLALPVVWQSGACGSGNGQFNQPRGVTVDAEGNIYVADTGNHRIVKLDKAGKFVKAWGREGEGDGQFIEPFDLGIAPDGTLVVLDSVQQRLQRFTADGQFVAAFGVENTFYRPRGLWVDGQGDLWVADTGGIRILHLDAAGQRLAQIGGKDEPPVGQGQPTDVAVGPGGDIWVVEATNGILWHLAADAAIVKSLALTPAGTLDGPHLATGGDGRLYATDPEGFRVVILAPDGAPVGQFGMEGNEPGQFRKLLGIAVSSSNQVLVVDTPACKVTAFAVQP is encoded by the coding sequence ATGCGCAAAATTAGCTATATTCTACTTGCCCTTCTCATTGCCTTGCTCGGCGCTTCGCTGCTGCGCAGCTCGCAGACGGATCCGCGGCGTGATGCCCTGCTCCTGTTCCTGCTGGCGGGCCTCATCTTTGCCCTGGTTGCGCGCCCGCCCGCGCCCTGGCCTGACCTGGTGGCGCGCCGGCACTGGCCGCGCTGGTCGTTCGGTCTGACCATCCTCAGCGTGCTGCTGGCTGGGGTTGCCATTGTCCTCTTCTGGCAGGCGCCGCCCGGTGATCTGCAGTTCACTGGTTTGCCGTTGATCCTGTGGCTCGTCAGCATTCCTCTTTTCATCGCCGGCACCTGGGCCAACGGCAGTGAGGTGCAGGAACAACGGTCACGGCCTGAGTCCGCGCCCGCGCCAGACAGCGCCGACGTGCCGGATGCGGAGGCTACGCTGGATGCCGCGACCCTGGCGCTCCCCGCCCATGAGCTGTTGTCGCCCATCACCGCGCCGGACGTCGCGACCGCTATGATCCCGGACGCTGAGCCGGCGCCGCTGGCGCCCGCGCCTGCGGCCAGGCGATCGCTGCGCACCGCGCTGCGCACCTGGTTTTCCTCCCCGGAGATCATCGCTCTCATCATCCTGCTCCTCGTGGCCCTGTTCCTGCGCGTCTACCAGATCAACACCTTCCCCAATGGCTGTCAATCCGATGAATGCAACAACGGTATGGACGCGCTCAAGTGGCTGAACGGCCGGCTCTACACGCCCTACGCCGAAACCAACGAGGGCCAGGCCACGCTGTTCACCTACCTGATCGCCTTCATGTTCAAACTGGCCGGCGTCGGCATCACGCAGATGCGCCTGGTGTCCGCTATCGTCGCGACCCTCAGCCTGCTCGCCTTCTATTTCCTCGCGCGTGAGCTGTTCGACTGGCACATTGCCCTGCCAACCACGGCCCTCTTTGCCGTCAGCCGCTGGCATCTGACCTTCAGCCGCATCGTCTATGAACTGATCATGGTGCCGCTGGTGGAGAGCCTGCTCTTCCTCTTCTTGATCCGCGCCGTGCGCTATGGCCGGCGGCGTGACTGGGCCTGGACCGGGCTGATGCTGGCGCTGGGCATGAACACCTACACGGCTTTTCGTATCGTACCGTTCGTAGTGGGCATTTTCTTGCTCTACTGGCTGATCACGCACTGGCAGCGCTGGCGGGAGACCATCGAAGGCAGCCTGGTCATGGCGGCCGGCGGCATCGTGGGCGTGGCGCCGCTGGGCGTCTACATTATCCAACACTGGGCCGTCTTCATCGGCCGCACGCGCCACATCTCAGTTTTCAATGACATCGAGAACGCGGGCGGTTCGCTCAAGCCGTTGTGGGACAACCTGGACAAGGTCCTTTGGTCATTTCACTGGCGCGGCGACCTGGCCGCGCTCAACAACCTGCCCGGCGCGCCCCTGCTCGATGTCGTGGTCGGCGCGTTGGTCATCCTGGGCCTGGCCTACATGCTGCGCCATCTGTGGCGGCCGCTGCCCTTCCTCAGCTTCACCTGGATCATTATCGTGGGCAGCGTCGCGGTGCTCTCCGTGGCCCATGAAGCGCCCACCGCGCGCCGCCCCATCGGCCTGCTGCCCGTCATCTTCCTGTTGGTGGGCCTGGTCCTGGATCGTGCCTGGGATGTCTACCTGACCGCGTGGCGGCTGCCCAAGGCCGAACCGGCGCGCCGCGCGCGGCAACAGCGGGCGACCCAGCCTTTCCTGCTCGCCCTGCTGGCGTTGGTGCTGTACGTAGGCGCGGTCAACGCCGACACCTTCTTCAACAAGCAGGCCAAGGACCCGTCGGTCTGGCGCGCGTTCAGCGCGTCGGAGGCCGCCATCGGCGCCTATCTGCGTGACCTGCCGGCGAACGCCCAGGTCTACCTGTCGCCGGCGTTCGAGCGCCATTCGGCCGTGGAACTGATCAGCCGTCGCCGGCCCTACACCCTGCTCAACCTGGCCGAACATCTGCCGCTGCGCAGCGTCCAGGCCGAGGGCGATGTCGTTTATGTGATGGAAACCCTCGATCGGCGCCTGGTGCCGCTGTTGCAGCAGATCTACCCGGACGGCGCGGCCGATTATCATCAGGACCCCTTCGGCGCTTCGCTCTTCGTCAGTTACCGCGTCCCGACAGCCGCAGTGGCGCAGGGGCGCGGGCTGATTGCGCGCTTCTATCCCGCCGCCGCCGCCGGTGGCCCGCCCACCATCGAGCGCCGCGACACAGCGATTGATTTCGACTGGAAAACCACCGCGCCGCCGCTGCAAGCGCCCTTCTCCGTGCGCTGGCAAGGCGCGCTCTTCACCAGCGGCGGTTACGGCCAATACACCTTCGAGCTGACCAGCGACGGCGCGGCCGAGCTGTGGATCAACGACAAGCCCATACTGCAGATCACAGAGGCCGACAGCCAGCACACGCAGACCAAAACCATCACCCTGCCCGGCGGTTTTCAGGGCATCGCGCTGACCTACAACAGCGGCCAGCAGCCGGGCCGCATTCGGTTTTCCTGGAGCGGACCCGGCATCCCGGCCGGTGTGGTATCAGCCGACGCGCTCTATGCCCTGGAGATCGCCAACAGCGGCCTGATCGGTTACTATTACCCGACCGGCGACGCCAGCGGCCAGCCGGTGCGCATCCAGCACGACATCTTTGTCTTGCCCAACCCGGTGCTCTCAGAGCCGTACAGCATCGTCTGGCGGGGCAAAATTGCCGCACCGCAGAGCGGTCAGTACCTCTTTGGCGCACGGGCCGATGACGGCGCCCAGGTCTTCATCAACAAGACGCTGGTCGCGGACAACGGCGGCTCGCACGGCTCTGAGTATCGTGAGGGCAGCATCTTCCTGGATCAAGGCTTCCACGACATCGAGGTCAGGTATTGGCAGATCGGCGGCTCGCGCGACATGCAGTTGTGGTGGCAGCCGCCCGGCGGGGGCAAGGAGATCATCCCGCCCACCTACCTCTTCCCCATCGAGGACATGGTGCCGACGAACATCGTGCTGCCTGCCCCCCCAACCCCGGCGCCGCCAACGCCGCCAACGCCTGACGTGTCCGGCGGACAGCCGGCCGGCGCGGAGCCGCCGACCAGCGGCGGGCAGCCTCCGGTGGCCGCGGCCGGCCAGCTCGGCAGCCTGCCCGACCTGGCGCTGCCGGTGGTGTGGCAGAGTGGGGCTTGCGGCAGCGGCAATGGTCAGTTCAATCAGCCGCGCGGGGTCACGGTGGATGCCGAAGGCAATATCTACGTGGCCGACACGGGCAATCACCGCATCGTCAAGTTAGACAAGGCGGGCAAGTTCGTCAAGGCCTGGGGTCGTGAAGGCGAGGGCGACGGGCAGTTCATCGAGCCGTTCGACCTGGGGATAGCGCCCGACGGCACCCTGGTGGTGTTGGACTCGGTGCAGCAGCGCTTGCAGCGCTTCACCGCCGACGGTCAGTTCGTGGCCGCGTTTGGGGTGGAGAACACCTTCTACCGCCCGCGTGGCTTGTGGGTAGATGGACAGGGCGATCTGTGGGTGGCCGACACCGGCGGCATTCGCATCCTGCATCTCGATGCGGCCGGTCAGCGCCTGGCGCAGATCGGCGGCAAGGACGAACCCCCGGTGGGCCAGGGGCAGCCAACTGACGTGGCGGTCGGCCCTGGCGGCGACATCTGGGTGGTGGAGGCAACCAACGGCATCCTCTGGCACCTGGCCGCAGACGCCGCCATCGTCAAGTCGCTGGCGTTGACCCCGGCCGGCACGTTGGACGGGCCGCACCTGGCGACGGGCGGCGATGGCCGTCTGTACGCCACCGATCCTGAGGGCTTTCGGGTCGTCATCCTGGCGCCGGATGGCGCGCCGGTCGGTCAATTTGGCATGGAGGGCAACGAACCCGGCCAGTTCCGCAAACTGCTGGGCATTGCCGTCAGTTCCTCGAATCAGGTTCTTGTTGTAGACACCCCGGCTTGCAAAGTGACCGCGTTTGCGGTACAACCGTAG